Within the Telopea speciosissima isolate NSW1024214 ecotype Mountain lineage chromosome 4, Tspe_v1, whole genome shotgun sequence genome, the region AAGGGAATTTTCATAATAATACACAAATAGATACTACATTAATGAAAATAAGGGATTGAAACTCAAGCCCCCAAAATATCGAAGCTAATACAAACCACACAAActggaaactcaaaaaaatttgAGCCACCTAATAATTAAGGTGCCAAGAAACCAGCAAAAACAGGTTCCAGCAACCTCAATAATGAAGTAAAAACTCCAGCAAGAAATATTCATATGTACCAATcccttgatttcttctcttttaaaatATGGAATCTAGTAATTCCCCAATACAATAAGTGGAAATGAATAGCAAAGTGGGTTTCTAAGGGCTAGTGGTTGCAGGTGGTGGGGAGAGAAAAGGGATTGTGGTAGGGATGGAAGGAATTGTTGTTGGGATAGTGGACAATGGAGGCAGAGCAACCTTTGGAATTGTGGGTATGGTGGGCATTGAAGGCATTGGTGGCAATGTGGGCTTCGGCAAAGAAGAAGGTATCTGGGTACTTGGAAGGGGTGGCATTGTGGTGGGTATTGGCATATAGGGAATAGTAGGCAAAGGAGGCACCTGGGTTGTCGGCATTGGTGGTAATGTTGCCTGAGGAAATGTCGGCATTGCCGGCAATGGAGGCAGTGTAGCCTGAGGCAAGGTTGGTATGGTGGGGAGAGGCAGAACAGGGGGTGGAGCTGCTGTATCCAGTAGACGGCGAGCCGCTGTGCTTGTACTGATGCTTGATAATGACAGGGCCACGATCAAATACAGAAGGAAGGAGTATCTTGAAGCAGCCATGGTTGGAAGATAAGAGATGCAAATTAAAACCAAGCTAGAAAATTCGTCTAGAAGATTTGACGATTTTCTCTGAGATGAAGAATGGTAACAGATGATGGGTTTTTATAGATGACTATAAACATTGAAGGAACCAATGGGAACTGGAAGAAACATGGAGTTGAGTTTGTTGAGATGGGGTTGAGAGCAGTGGAAAGAAGTAGTTGTTTGTTTACCTTCTCAGACACAGCTTTAGCAAAGGTCAAATAGGAACTTCTGGAGTTGGAAAGCTAACTCAAAACTTCAACCTATAGCTAAGTGCTATAGTCTAGGGTTGTGTTTGGTAAGCTCTTTCGCGATAGATGCTTGGTTTAGAATGCATTATagagaaaatttgaatttaaaaatgcattctagactcAAAATCTATTCCgaaaatacataccaaacacaaagtAGGTATTTGGCTTAGAAGTATAtaagaagaaacaacatataaataTATGCAAAAGTTCTTTCTATGACCCATATTGGAAGGCTTTTATGTCATCTACTTGATTATGCCATGTGGCAGGTATGGAGATTCTAATCGATGGATCGATAGGGTATGGCTGTGGTGTACTTAATTGTGTTATGAGGAATGGCGTGCAGATTTCGACCGCTTGATAAATAGGGTATGGTTTAGATCAGCATGTTTTAAACTTCAAACCCAAATTCAATTATCTATTTTCAATGGGAAGCGGATGGGGAAATGACCAGAGGTACGGCTGTCAGATtgaaaaaacaggaaaaaataaaaaagaagaaaattttaatataaaatgtaATTTATAAAGAAATTTTACAACGAAGCAAATATAGACGCAAATAAAGACTTTTTAGTTATATCATATACAAAAGCTATGTTTTGTTCTTGTATGTAAATATTGggaaaaaggttctctgagccgcCTGGTAGGGTACATTAGCAACCTCAGTgatatctctcctcctcacataaaatgactttgttGCCCTCCAATGTATGACACTATTTTGtcacacctcattggtgcgCTCATCTATCTTGCTTgtcaaagaaccctctcccataaatatTTTACGAGAAAAATATCCTCACGCAGGCAGTGTGGGGATGCTTTTCCCAGACAATCTCACATTCTAACCACATGGGCCTTGCAGTGATACACTCTCTCCTCTCTGAAAATATGTGCCCCTAATTATGAAAGTGTTTTCCACGTGATTAGTGTTGCTTAGgagaacacccccccccccaaatacaAGCAGAATGGGAAACCCTTGGCTAAGGCAAAAGATCCCCACACCTACAATGTTGGGTTGCTTTTCCACAATCTCTCAAATCTTGGACATATGGCCTTGCactgacattctctctcctccctaccATGTGATCTCTTGTTCACGAAATTGTTTCCCAGATGTGGCGTGGGAGATCCTTCCCACATTGCTGGTTCGGGGAATCCTCCcataagggatttttttattggcACCCCTCAAGGTgacaaataatttgtaaccttactttttttttttttttccttttggtatgacaaattttttccaatgagggtaaaaataTCATTTGACAAGCATACTCAAAAAATGTATATGGCAATGACACGTTTTGATGATGAgataatgatatgtcactttcaacttaatttttaaaaactcttttatacccctatcttaaaagccttttgagaataagaaaaTGGACAATTAAAAGGagatgtcaagttctaaatatgcctttaatgttatttaatattGAATCACCATTCACAAACGTTCCGACACATGTGCCCATTTTCAAAGATTTCAATTAATTTTTGTTCACTTTTTCACAATTTACGGCATGAGGGACATTTTGGTTATTTTGTAATAATTGAGCCTAGTTTCAGTTTTGTGTTGTTAGGATTCTCCCTTTTTGGCATTAGAAAAACTTAGGAATCATTTCCAATGGTTTCTTGCATCATAGGCCATCCCATGCATACATGCATTTTTTACCAAGTAAGGGTATTCTGGTAAATTTACCATTTTTCATTGTTTGATCTATGTGATCacttttacatatatatatatatatatatatatatatatatatatatatatatatactaagtAGAAAACGAAAGGATCTAACTATATTGTGCTTCAGTGTGTGATGaacatcaaagaaaagcaagcggaaaataaaataaacttgtgtgtgtgcttagcaggtGCTGCTGATCCAAGAATGGACCCTTTGTCACACTCAGAGGGGGTGACCCTCAGAGATCCACCGATTTGCAGGTGGTCTTCTGTTGTCCTTTGAAGGCGGCTGAGCCggcaaaataaagaagatgacatatttgaaaagtaaatttgaaatttatattAATGGAGAGATCTTGGATTACAGATGTAAGCTTGGAATAAGGACTTGAAATGGACTTGGATACAAGTAAGGTTGCCGGAAAGGTTTACTTACAAGTACGTTTGAAGACTTGGAAGCTTGAGATAAAAGCTTCGAACTTGGACGAACACTTGAACTTGTATATAGGACTTGAACTTTGAATTacaataattgaaataaaattaaaaacttgGAAGAACTACTTAGTTCTTTTGATGTTTGAAGTTGGGAGAGAGTTGCAAAgtgattctcttctcttctccgaAAACTTCCTCCTCCCTCGAATGAGATCCAAGCTGGTCTTTTAAAGGCGGAGAGGATCTTTGGATGAGGCTCCAGGCTGGCCATGGTCACGTGAAGAGGCATCTTTACTTTTGACAAAACggtcttctttttctgaaaagaTGGCCGGCTACGACAGTGAATCGTGAATCACGAGCTTGCTTTCTTGACTTTGGAGGCGAGTGGGGCAGAGTGCATTGAAAGAAGTTTTGTCTTGGAGTAGTCTTGGATAATAGTGGGGACATGTGGCATTTCATGTCTGGGGGACAGACTGTTTTCCACATTGTGCTCGCACTGTTTGAACTCAATTATTTAATTGCCGAGTTGTGGCAATAGTATGATAGGAATCATCCTTACGTCACACCAACGTAGATATCCTTTTCCCAAACAGGTTGCCCGGATAGTCCTTTAGCTAGGATCCACGACCCGGGTCCACGGGATTTTgaaatagggttttttattttttattttttatatgggGGTCCTCCTTGATTTGCCGCGTCCTCTGCCGCGGCCCCTGTTTGTGGAAAGGGCTGAGGAGACTGACTCTGCCTGTTGGGTGAGCAAGTCCTCATGGTCATCGAGGTCTTGGGTAAATTGTCCCTCATGAAGATGGTGGGACAAGGAGTCCATGCtgaacctttcttcttcttcatctttctcgCTGGCTGGGCCGAGTCGAGCAAGTTCTTCTTTGAGTTGTTTCCATCTGAGGCGGATTTGTTCACTTGATCCCTGGGAGTGGGTTACTCTTGGGATGGGCTTTAGCCCTGTGATGGCTTTGATGATTTTGTATGTGGTGCAGTGGGTAATATTACATCCATCCCACCATTTGACATAGAAGATCCTTGCCAGAACTGGCAGGGTTATTTCATGGGTTTCTAAATGCTGGACTTGGTACTCCCAGTACATAATCCAAGCCAGGTGGCATTGTAGGAAGAACCTAAACAGGTCTGCTTGTCCTGGGATCTTTTGGGTGATCTCACAAAACTTGGTGAAGACTTCTACAAGAGAAGGGGGGAGAACTTCTTCTATTGGCCCGTATGTGTGCCACCatttggagaaccaatttgggatGCTGCTTTTGAACTTATAGTCGAAACAGAAGAACCATGAATGtcttctttttgtattttgccAAAGGAAGGCGTGATGCCAGGCATCCACGTAATCGAAATAATTGTATCCTTTGGGATtgtagatttgagaaaaatcttTGTGGTGTAGGGGAGTCATTCCCCATTCTTCAGCATTGATGATTTTGAGAATAGTGACCGTGGAGTGGGTCACAAGAGTCTTGTCTTCTTTGTCGAAGTTTTGCTTGATCCTGAAGGAGTCAGTATCTACGAGGATGAATTCGTAGAATTCTTGAGACTTCATAGGGTTTGGAGAGTAGAATTGCCAATCTTGGTAGAAAACCCTCTTGGCAACATCCGAAGCAGAGGTACATTTTTTAGTATAAAAGTCCTCTAAGATGAGGAGGTTTTGGAAGATACCTTTATTTATGTACTGACTTTTGGGCTTGGTTGTTTGTTGGCTGGGCCTTTGAGAGGGGAAATTAGCCACTGATTGGGAGGAACTTGGTTTGATGATTGTTTGAGATGTCCCTACAACAACATGAGAAAATGGGGCAATTGATGTGCTTTGGGAGGAGCTTGCTATTTGTTTTGGTGGGGTCTTGGCATAAGCAGCttttgttttgacttttgaaaGGGGGTTGTCTTCTTTGGGAGGCATGATTCTGATGAGGTTTATAACTCTGGAGTCCTGTAAGAATTCTCGGGTGAGAAAATCAGGGATAGAATTTAACTCTCCTTTTATGTAttctatttcaaaatcaaaacttgataaaagggcttgccatcttgcaaaaatttgttttg harbors:
- the LOC122659112 gene encoding protein PELPK1-like, producing the protein MAASRYSFLLYLIVALSLSSISTSTAARRLLDTAAPPPVLPLPTIPTLPQATLPPLPAMPTFPQATLPPMPTTQVPPLPTIPYMPIPTTMPPLPSTQIPSSLPKPTLPPMPSMPTIPTIPKVALPPLSTIPTTIPSIPTTIPFLSPPPATTSP